In Zingiber officinale cultivar Zhangliang chromosome 3B, Zo_v1.1, whole genome shotgun sequence, a single window of DNA contains:
- the LOC121967291 gene encoding 39S ribosomal protein L46, mitochondrial-like: MQRSVIPLLRRSRWFSSSATGGVVGSTSSEKIVASVLFERLPVVIPKIEPIVYAFQEFSFRWTQQYRRKYPDEFLSRGETRGKGDYKIDYVPAPRITEADKNNDKRSLQRALDRRLYLLLYGSPYGAPDETPVWHFPEKVYENEETLRLCAEAALKSVLGGLSHTYFVGNAPMAHMAVELKDDEPKIPSFKRFFFKSQVIGTSKLHIGNCKDFVWVTKDELIEHFPEHYSFFNKMIIS, from the exons ATGCAGAGATCCGTCATTCCGCTACTCCGACGATCCAGATGGTTCTCATCCTCCGCAACCGGTGGCGTGGTCGGGAGCACTAGCTCGGAGAAGATTGTCGCCTCCGTCCTCTTTGAACGCCTTCCGGTTGTCATTCCCAAAATCGAACCCATTGTCTACGCCTTCCAGGAATTCTC GTTCCGATGGACGCAGCAATATCGTCGGAAATACCCAGACGAGTTCTTGTCGAGGGGGGAGACAAG GGGCAAAGGTGATTATAAGATTGACTATGTACCTGCACCAAGGATCACAGAAGCTGACAAGAATAATGACAAGAG GTCACTGCAAAGAGCACTTGACAGAAGACTTTATCTTCTCTTATATGGTAGCCCATACGGAGCCCCTGATGAGACACCTGTTTGGCATTTTCCAGAGAAAGTTTATGAAAACGAAGAAACTCTGCGTTTG TGTGCAGAAGCAGCATTAAAATCTGTACTTGGAGGGCTTAGTCATACATATTTTGTGGGCAATGCTCCCATGGCACATATGGCTGTGGAACTAAAAGATGACGAACCCAAAATTCCATCCTTCAAG AGGTTCTTTTTTAAATCTCAAGTCATCGGCACAAGTAAACTTCATATTGGGAACTGCAAAGATTTCGTCTGGGTGACTAAGGATGAATTAATCGAGCACTTTCCCGAGCATTACTCCTTTTTTAACAAGATGATTATCAGCTGA
- the LOC121967290 gene encoding F-box/FBD/LRR-repeat protein At1g13570-like — translation MSNMVNGDSTVDRISHLPRNIIEEILLHLPLKDAIRTSILSRDWRYAWSSIPHLAFSRQEFPLSKCSNSQVVFDRKLVDIIHQVLLFHQGPIHMFKLSIDLKSSKCIDGWLLFLSRNDIKEIVLHRWEGEVYKLPSCLSACKRLEHLCLFRCMFRPVHFQGFPHLRSLSLNNVAISQNELETLITNCPLLNILYLIDIFGLSGLKVCSPSLVVFSFFGQHIDFSFENVPLLSTLYVSFVGKNDKYYASPGVICKLFRNLYHLSSIKKIVLYNQAFKVWAYGQLPIQLPFTYQLKRFHACVNLKDIKEIQAIVFLCRSCPLLVTLELKAYIGNNLDDGTPAEKFLDAQQSFGSQFSHLRSVEITYVSCISELPFIKFVLANAPALETAYIGFNCGTPIELNILKEMFKFRRLSPAVEIKILNRSFF, via the exons ATGTCAAACATGGTCAATGGTGACAGTACTGTTGACAGAATCAGCCATTTGCCACGAAATATTATTGAAGAAATACTCTTGCACTTACCATTGAAAGATGCAATCCGGACAAGCATCTTATCGCGTGATTGGAGATACGCATGGAGTAGTATTCCACACCTTGCTTTCAGCCGGCAAGAATTCCCTCTATCTAAATGCAGCAATTCACAAGTTGTTTTTGACCGTAAGCTTGTAGACATTATTCATCAAGTTCTCCTATTCCACCAAGGACCAATTCACATGTTTAAACTTTCCATTGACTTGAAAAGCTCCAAATGTATAGATGGGTGGCTTCTTTTTCTTTCAAGAAATGATATTAAAGAAATAGTTCTACATAGATGGGAAGGAGAGGTGTATAAGTTGCCTTCATGTCTTTCCGCATGTAAAAGGCTTGAGCATCTATGTCTGTTTAGGTGCATGTTCAGACCTGTTCATTTCCAAGGCTTTCCACATCTTAGATCTCTGAGTCTTAACAATGTTGCCATTTCACAGAATGAGCTTGAGACTTTAATCACTAATTGCCCTCTTCTAAATATTCTATACCTGATAGACATATTTGGTCTTAGTGGTCTTAAGGTTTGTTCCCCAAGTCTGGTTGTTTTCTCATTTTTTGGACAACACAtagatttttcttttgaaaatgttCCATTATTATCTACATTGTATGTCTCCTTCGTTGGGAAGAATGACAAGTATTATGCATCCCCTGGAGTAATTTGTAAATTATTTAGAAACCTTTACCATCTTTCCAGTATTAAGAAGATCGTACTGTATAATCAGGCATTCAAG GTCTGGGCATACGGTCAGTTACCCATTCAGCTTCCTTTCACATATCAGCTAAAGCGTTTTCATGCATGTGTAAACTTGAAGGACATAAAAGAAATACAAGCCATAGTTTTCCTGTGCAGAAGCTGCCCTTTATTAGTCACTCTTGAGTTAAag GCATATATCGGCAACAATTTAGATGATGGAACACCCGCTGAGAAATTTTTGGATGCACAGCAAAGTTTTGGTAGCCAATTTAGCCACCTCAGAAGTGTGGAAATTACTTACGTTAGCTGCATATCTGAACTGCCATTTATAAAATTTGTTCTTGCCAATGCACCAGCTCTCGAAACTGCTTACATTGGATTCAACTGCGGAACGCCtattgagctcaatatcttaaAGGAGATGTTCAAATTCAGGAGATTATCTCCTGCAGttgaaataaaaattttgaatagGAGTTTTTTCTGA